AATCGTGCCGCTTTACGAGAACGCGTGTTTAGTCATGATGAAGATAAATTGTGGTTAAATAATCTTTTACATCCCGCTATTCGTGAACGAATGAAACAACAATTAGCTGAACAAACTGCGCCTTACACATTATTTGTCGTCCCTTTATTAATCGAAAATAAATTGACCGCACTTTGTGATCGTATTTTGGTGGTGGATGTGAGTCCACAAACTCAACTTGCTCGTTCATCGCAACGGGATAACAATAATTTTGAACAAATTCAACGAATTATGAATTCTCAAGTTTCTCAACAAGAGCGTTTAAAATGGGCGGATGATGTGATTAACAATGATGCTGAATTGGCCCAAAACTTACCGCACTTGCAGCAAAAGGTGCTAGAATTGCACCAGTTTTATTTACAACAAGCGGAAAATAAAAATGTCTGACGAAATGATTGAAGTACCTTGTCCGATTTGCCAAAAATCTGTGCCTTGGACAAATGAAAGTACTTTTCGACCTTTTTGTAGCAAACGTTGCCAGTTAATCGATCTTGGCGAATGGGCGGCTGAAGAAAAAGCGATTCCAAGTGATACAGCTGATTTTGCAATGGATCCAAATGTGAGTGACGAATGGAGCATTAAATAGAGATGAACCGATAGGAAACCCTATCGGTTAATTTTTATAAGTGCGGTCCTTTTTTGAGGATTTTCCTTAAGCATGCTATGCTAAACGTAATTTTATTATTCTAAAATGTGATTTTTATGCAACAAGATTATTTAAGCCAACAACGATTCTCCGATCTTCCTCTACACCCGATTGTACGAGATGCTTTGGCAAAAAAAGGCTTTGATTTTTGTACCCCAATTCAGGCTTTATCCTTGCCTATCAGTTTAAATGGACGAGATGTCGCAGGACAAGCTCAAACTGGTACAGGCAAGACAATGGCTTTTTTAACGGCTACTTTTCACCATCTTTTAACTCACCAAGATCCTAATCTTGAATATCCTCACCCAAGAGCTTTGATTTTAGCACCTACTCGAGAATTAGCGGTGCAGATTAGTAATGACGCAGAATTTCTTGCAAAAGTAAGTGGATTAAAGACCGCACTTGCCTATGGGGGCGATGGTTATGACAAACAGCTACAAGCGATTGAGCATGGCGTCGATATTTTGATTGGTACGACTGGGCGAGTCATTGATTATGTGAAGCAAGGCATAATTAGTTTAGATGAAATTCAAGTTGTCGTGCTAGATGAAGCGGATCGAATGTTCGATCTTGGGTTTATCCGTGATATTCGTTATTTATTGCGTAAATGCCCCGCTCCGCAATCTCGTTTAACGATGTTATTTTCAGCGACACTTTCTTATAAAGTGCGTGAATTAGCATTTGAAGATATGAATGACCCTGAATATATTGAAATTGAACCAGAACAAAAAACAGGTCACCGAATTAAAGAAGAACTTTTTTATCCATCTAATCAAGATAAAATGGCACTTCTCTTAACCTTAATGGAAGATGAATGGCCTGAGCGCTGTATTGTGTTTGCGAATACGAAACATCGTTGTGAAGAAATTTGGGGTTATTTGGCGGCTGATGGGCATCGTGTCGGCTTACTGACTGGCGATGTAGCACAGAAAAAACGTTTGTCGTTATTGAAACAATTTACTGACGGCGATTTAGATATTCTAGTAGCAACAGATGTGGCCGCTCGTGGCTTACATATTTCTGATGTGACGCATGTTTTCAATTATGATTTACCTGATGATAGGGAAGATTACGTTCACCGAATCGGCCGTACTGGACGAGCAGGGGAAAGTGGCGTTTCGATTAGTTTTGCTTGTGAAGAATATGCGATGAATTTACCCGCTATTGAAGAATATATTGGTCATTCAATCCCTGTTAGCCAATATGAAACAGAAGCCTTGCTTGAACTGCCTAAACCGTATCGTTTAAAACGTGTAGCTCCGGCGCAAGGGCATACAAGACATCGTTCTTATCACACAAAATAGTGATATAATTTTTTTAGTCTCAATAATTAATAAGGAAATCATTATGGCCATTTTAGTGACAGGTGGCGCCGGTTATATCGGTTCTCACACGGTTGTAGAATTATTAAATGCAGGCAAAGAGGTGGTGGTATTAGATAATCTTTGCAATTCATCGCCAAAATCCCTTGAGCGCGTAAAACAAATTACGGGCAAAGAAGCAAAGTTTTATGAAGGTGATATTTTAGATCGTGCTTTGTTACAAAAAATTTTTGCAGAAAATGAGATTAGCTCTGTTATTCACTTTGCTGGATTGAAAGCCGTAGGGGAAAGTGTTCAAAAGCCGACAGAATATTACATGAACAATGTCGCTGGCACCCTTGTATTAATTCAAGAAATGAAAAAAGCAGGTGTTTGGAACTTTGTATTTAGCTCATCTGCAACGGTTTATGGTGATCCAAAAATTATTCCAATTACAGAGGATTGTGAGGTCGGCGGTACGACCAATCCTTATGGTACATCTAAATATATGGTTGAACAGATTTTACGTGATACAGCAAAAGCAGAACCAAAATTTAGCATGACTATCTTGCGTTATTTTAATCCAGTTGGGGCGCATGAAAGTGGCTTAATTGGTGAAGATCCAAATGGTATTCCAAATAATTTGTTGCCTTATATCAGCCAAGTTGCCATCGGTAAATTAGCTCAACTTTCTGTATTTGGTAGTGATTACGACACCCATGATGGAACAGGCGTGCGTGATTATATTCATGTAGTGGATTTAGCTGTGGGGCATTTAAAAGCGCTTCAACGTCATGAAAATGATGCTGGTTTACATATTTATAATCTTGGTACTGGCCATGGTTATTCCGTATTAGATATGGTAAAAGCCTTTGAAAAAGCCAACGACATTACAATTGCATATACACTTGTAGAACGCCGCCCTGGTGATATTGCGACATGCTATTCAGATCCTAGTTTAGCTGCAAAAGAGCTTGGTTGGGTAGCAGAACGTGGTCTTGAGAAAATGATGCAAGATACATGGAACTGGCAGAAAAATAATCCAAAAGGGTATCGAGATTAATATTCTCTAATATTTATTTTCTTCTTTATGAAGAACGCTAAACATTGGGGGATGTGATTAAAAATCCCCCTAATTTTTATACTTATCCTTTAATTGAAAGGCGAAGTTTCTAAAATACAACCAAAATTAACCGCACTTTATGTCAAATTCCCTTTCTTCCCAAATTTTTACACGCAAGATGTTGATTTGCGTATTCACAGGTTTTAATTCTGGTTTGCCATTATTTGTGTTATTGCAGATGTTGCCTGTTTGGCTAACAGATAAACATCTTTCAATTGAGCTTATTGGTGCGGTAACTGGTGTGATGTTGCCTTATGGATTGAAATTTTTGTGGGCTCCTTTATTGGATCGTTATTTCCCGAGTTTTTTAGGGCGTCGTCGTAGCTGGATGCTGCTTTCACAAGTAGCATTATTGATTTTACTTTACATAATTAGCCTGTTTGATCCGCTCACACAACTGAGCACGGTAGCAAATATTGCGTTGCTTATCGCTTTTTTTTCAGCCACACAGGATATCGTGTTAGACGCTTATCGTCGTGAGATTTTGAGTGATCATGAATTAGGTTTGGGAAACACTATTCATATTAATGCTTATCGAATTGCGGGATTAATTCCCGGTGGATTATCGCTATATTTGGCGGCGATTTATCCTTGGGAAACCGTATTTTTATGGACCGCACTTTGTATGTTAGCAGGTATCTTCATGACGTTATTTTTAGCAAAAGAGCCCAAAATAGACATACAGCAAACTAATCAGCCGTTCTATCAAGCATTTTGGATTCCATTACAAGAATTTTTCCAGCGTAAGGGCGTCGTTCAGGCTATCGGTTTTTTACTGTTTTTGTTTTTGTATAAGTTCGGGGATTCTTTTGCCACAACGCTACAAACCAAATTTATTTATGATATGGGGTTTAGCAAAGAGGATATAGCCATTGTTGTAAAAAGTACCGCACTTTGGTCAAGCATTTTATCTGGGCTTGCTGGTGGTGTGATAATGCTAAAACTGGGTATTAACCGTGCATTGTGGCTATTTGGAGTTGTACAGATGGTGACAATTGGTGGGTTTATTTGGTTGGCTGCTTTCGGTCATTTTGATGTTATTACATCTGCCGAGTTATGGAAACTAGGTGTTGTGATTGCCGCAGAATATATCGGCGTTGGACTTGGCACTGCGGCTTTTGTGGCTTTTATGGCGCGTGAGAGTAATCCTCTTTATACCGCAACACAGCTTGCACTTTTTACAAGCCTTT
This portion of the Haemophilus haemolyticus genome encodes:
- the galE gene encoding UDP-glucose 4-epimerase GalE, which translates into the protein MAILVTGGAGYIGSHTVVELLNAGKEVVVLDNLCNSSPKSLERVKQITGKEAKFYEGDILDRALLQKIFAENEISSVIHFAGLKAVGESVQKPTEYYMNNVAGTLVLIQEMKKAGVWNFVFSSSATVYGDPKIIPITEDCEVGGTTNPYGTSKYMVEQILRDTAKAEPKFSMTILRYFNPVGAHESGLIGEDPNGIPNNLLPYISQVAIGKLAQLSVFGSDYDTHDGTGVRDYIHVVDLAVGHLKALQRHENDAGLHIYNLGTGHGYSVLDMVKAFEKANDITIAYTLVERRPGDIATCYSDPSLAAKELGWVAERGLEKMMQDTWNWQKNNPKGYRD
- the yacG gene encoding DNA gyrase inhibitor YacG produces the protein MSDEMIEVPCPICQKSVPWTNESTFRPFCSKRCQLIDLGEWAAEEKAIPSDTADFAMDPNVSDEWSIK
- the rhlB gene encoding ATP-dependent RNA helicase RhlB, whose protein sequence is MQQDYLSQQRFSDLPLHPIVRDALAKKGFDFCTPIQALSLPISLNGRDVAGQAQTGTGKTMAFLTATFHHLLTHQDPNLEYPHPRALILAPTRELAVQISNDAEFLAKVSGLKTALAYGGDGYDKQLQAIEHGVDILIGTTGRVIDYVKQGIISLDEIQVVVLDEADRMFDLGFIRDIRYLLRKCPAPQSRLTMLFSATLSYKVRELAFEDMNDPEYIEIEPEQKTGHRIKEELFYPSNQDKMALLLTLMEDEWPERCIVFANTKHRCEEIWGYLAADGHRVGLLTGDVAQKKRLSLLKQFTDGDLDILVATDVAARGLHISDVTHVFNYDLPDDREDYVHRIGRTGRAGESGVSISFACEEYAMNLPAIEEYIGHSIPVSQYETEALLELPKPYRLKRVAPAQGHTRHRSYHTK
- a CDS encoding MFS transporter, which codes for MSNSLSSQIFTRKMLICVFTGFNSGLPLFVLLQMLPVWLTDKHLSIELIGAVTGVMLPYGLKFLWAPLLDRYFPSFLGRRRSWMLLSQVALLILLYIISLFDPLTQLSTVANIALLIAFFSATQDIVLDAYRREILSDHELGLGNTIHINAYRIAGLIPGGLSLYLAAIYPWETVFLWTALCMLAGIFMTLFLAKEPKIDIQQTNQPFYQAFWIPLQEFFQRKGVVQAIGFLLFLFLYKFGDSFATTLQTKFIYDMGFSKEDIAIVVKSTALWSSILSGLAGGVIMLKLGINRALWLFGVVQMVTIGGFIWLAAFGHFDVITSAELWKLGVVIAAEYIGVGLGTAAFVAFMARESNPLYTATQLALFTSLSALPSKVLGMLSGYVVGAVGYYQYFWFCLFLAIPGMLCLFWVAPWNQDNNTANSL
- the coaE gene encoding dephospho-CoA kinase (Dephospho-CoA kinase (CoaE) performs the final step in coenzyme A biosynthesis.); translated protein: MTYIVGLTGGIGSGKTTIANLFADLGVPLVDADVVAREVVAKDSPLLSKIVEYFGAQVLTEQGELNRAALRERVFSHDEDKLWLNNLLHPAIRERMKQQLAEQTAPYTLFVVPLLIENKLTALCDRILVVDVSPQTQLARSSQRDNNNFEQIQRIMNSQVSQQERLKWADDVINNDAELAQNLPHLQQKVLELHQFYLQQAENKNV